The genomic interval CCCTGGACAGGACTTCTTCATAACGGGAAAGACGCACATCACCGGGCAGCAGATACAAGTCAGCCGCTATTTTTCTAAGATGCGGCTCCGCGATGTCACCGACATCAGCCAGAGGCTCGACACACCGATAGACCGTCGAGCCCGGTTTTTCCTCCTCCCAGATCGCCTCGATCTCCTCCTCGATCAGGAACGCCGCGGTCAGATTGGCCTGCGGATCGAGATCGACAGCCACGATCCTCTTTCGCAGGCTGGCAAACATCCATGCCAGGTGGTAAATAAGGGAGGTTTTGCCCACGCCGGCCCTGTTGTTGAAGAATGTGAGCACAGGCGAAATCATGCTTTCCTCCTCAGCGTACATACGACCGCGCTCCGGCTCGTTTCAAACTCCGGAGGAGGATTGCCGTTCCTCTCCGCCTCTCTCCGAGCCGTGGGGATCCCTCTTCCGAAGGCCTGGATGAAACCGAACGTTTTGAGCACATCGGCGATATTCGGATTGCGATAATCCGTGATTCCCGGCCTTCCGAAGTTCTCGGAGGTGACATTGCCATAGGGGCCTCCCGGGCTGTGAATCTCTATGCGATCATTGAACCAGTACACCCGCACAGGTGCGTTGGTGCTCTCATAGGTACGGTGCAGAACGGCATTATACAAAATTTGCTGTATCGCCGCCGGGGGATACGGCAAGACGATACGGTGTGTCGGGGCTGACACGATGTCCACGGAAATACGATTGTGGGCTCTCAGCTTCTCCTCGGCACGGCGAAGCATCTCAACGAACGCCCCTCCAATTTTCTCCTCATCGGCTACGGGATCCGCCAATTCGGTCCCATCGATCCGCAAGAATTGGATGCAGGCCCCCGGCAGAAAATCCTGGGGACTTTTTCCGAGGGCAAGCACGCCCAGAACCGTCGGAGTCGTGTTCTCGGGGGAGACGATCATCTTGCAGGACGCCAACCGTTCCTCATACGTTCGATTGTTCTCCTCCAGCACGTCCGGAGCGAAGGCCGACGGCAGATATTCGTTTTCGAAAATTGACCGGGACAGATCCTCAACTTTGGCCGAGGGTATGGGATAGATGTCGAAAGGAAGGTTCTTACAGCGTCTTCTCTCGATCAAGAGCCGTTCCTCCTGCTCGTTGGCAATGGCTCGACGAGGCCCCGTGCGAATCCAGATTCTTCCATCGTACTTCACGGGCGGCATATCGGAAGGCATGACCGTCACGACAGCCAGCTCCGCTCCCCCCAAGACACGCCTTTCCACGGACAGCACGGGCAGAGGCAGGATATTTCCATCCGTTTTGATGTCCGCCAAGGCAAGCAAAAGCCGATCGGTCACCTGTAACCCCGAAGGCTCCCCATCATCCTTCGCCCCAATAAAAAGGACACCGGGCTCATTATGGTTCGGCAAATCGTTGGCGAACGCACAGACAGCCTGACGTGCCTTCTTGGGCACGTCCCCGTTGAAGGATTCTTTACGCTCGATCCTGTCGGACTCCAGAGATTTCAGCAGCTGAAAAAGTTCTTCATCCGAGTATCGTTTCATCATAACACCTTCGACCCAACGAAAATGGTTCTTTTCAAGGTCTCGCACCACCGTGCAAACCTCGGTATTTCCACGATCCGTTGGCATATGGGTTCGCTTTTATATTCCTATCCTATCCTACGGCGCCATCCCGTGCCCTCATGCTCTTCTCCTTCATCCTGTACAGCACCTCCATCGCGCGCATCGGCGTGAGGTTGTCGAGGTCCAGCTCCGCCAGCTCCTCCACGACGGCGTCCGTCTCGGGCGAAAAGAGCAGGATCTGGCGCCTCAGCGCGTTCTGGGGCAGGGGCTCGGGGATGGAGGAGCGCTCGAACCCCTCCCGCTCGAAGAGTTCCAGCAGCTCGAAGGCCCGCCTCAGCACAGGCTTGGGCAGCCCTGCAAGGCGCGCCACCTCGATGCCGTAGGAGCGGTCCGCCGGACGCGGCACCACCTGGTGCAGAAACACGATGCCTTCCGTCCCCTCGGCCACCGCCATGCTGCAGTTGCGCACGCCGTCCAGCCGCTCCTCCAGACAGGTCAGCTCGTGGCAGTGCGTGGCGAACAGCACCCGCGGGGCCGCGCCGCAGCCGCCGTGCAGGTACTCCAGGACCGCCCAGGCGATGCTCATTCCATCCCATGTGGCCGTCCCGCGCCCCACCTCGTCCAGGATCACCAGGCTGCGGTCGGTAACGTTGTTCAGAATGCCCGCCGTCTCCAGCATCTCCACCATGAAGGTACTGTTGCCCCGGACCAGGTCGTCGTGGGCCCCGATGCGCGTGAAGACGCGGTCCACCAGGCCGAAGGACGCGCTCTCGGCCGGGACCCACAGGCCCGCCTGCGCCATGACCGCGAGCAGGGCCGCCATGCGCAACCAGGTGGACTTGCCCGCCATGTTGGGCCCCGTCAGGATGACGATGCGCGCCGCATCCCCGCCCAGCACCACGTCGTTGGGCACGAAGGTCGCGTCCGTCAAGGTCGCCTCCAGCACCGGATGGCGGCCGCCCCTGACGGTCAGGGCCATGGAGTCGTCCACCGTCGGGCGGACGTAGCCGCGCTCCCGCGCCACCTGGGCGGAGGACGCGGCGCAGTCCAGGATGCCCAGTAGACGTCCCGTCATCTGGATGTCCGCCCCCTCCGAGATGACGTGCTCGACGACGGCCCGATAGAGTTCCCCCTCGATACGCGCGGTCTCGCCCTCGCTGCGCGCCATCCTGTCCTGGAAGTCCCGCAGCTCCGGAGTGACGAAGCGCTCGGCGTTCACCAGGGTCTGACGGCGCTCGAAGTGCGGCGGCACCGTCTCCAGCCCCGTCCTGCCGATCTCGAGGTAGTAGCCGAATGCCCGATTGTAGCCGGACCTGAGGCGCGGGCTCCCCGTCGCCGCCCGCTCGCGTTCCAGGTACTCCGCGAGCCATGCCTCGCCCTTCTCCGAGACGTCGCGCCAGGAGGCGAGCTCCGCGCTGAAGGAGGAGCGCACGACCGGCCCCGCCCCCAGGACGCGGGGCAGCTCCTCCTCCAGTGCCTCGTCCAGATGGACGCGCAGGGGCTCCAGGTCCGGCAGCGCGGCGAAGAGGCCGGCGAGCGGCTCCGGGAAGGAGAAGGAACGCAGGCGCGGAAGCAGTCGCAGCGTATCCCGGATCGCGGCGAGGTCACGCGGCATCCCCGTGCCCAGGGAGAGCCGGGACAGGGCGCGCTCGGCGTCGCGGGCCCCGGCGAGCGCATCCTGAAGGTCCCCCAGCCGCGTCGGGTCCTCCACGAGGGCACCGATGCAGGCCTGACGCCGTTCGATGGCCGGAATATCCATCAGGGGCCGCATCAGCCACTCCCTGAGGGTGCGCCTCCCCATGGGGGTCCGGCAGCGATCCAGGCAGGCGAGCAGCGAGACGGACCCCTGGGAGAACTCCGGGACCAGCTCCAGGTTGCGCTGCGCCGCCGCGTCCAGGCTCATTCGGTCACGGGCACGCAGCGGCGTGATGCGCAGCACGTGGCGAACCGCGCTGAACTGCGTCGCGGACAGGTAGTCCAGCACGGCCCAGGCGGGGCCCGCACAGGGATCGTCCTCCTCGATGCCGAAGGACGCGAGGCGCGCCCCTCCCAGGGCCGAGCGCAGGCGCTCCGCCGCCGTCCCCGCGCG from uncultured Fretibacterium sp. carries:
- a CDS encoding ATP-binding protein; translated protein: MMKRYSDEELFQLLKSLESDRIERKESFNGDVPKKARQAVCAFANDLPNHNEPGVLFIGAKDDGEPSGLQVTDRLLLALADIKTDGNILPLPVLSVERRVLGGAELAVVTVMPSDMPPVKYDGRIWIRTGPRRAIANEQEERLLIERRRCKNLPFDIYPIPSAKVEDLSRSIFENEYLPSAFAPDVLEENNRTYEERLASCKMIVSPENTTPTVLGVLALGKSPQDFLPGACIQFLRIDGTELADPVADEEKIGGAFVEMLRRAEEKLRAHNRISVDIVSAPTHRIVLPYPPAAIQQILYNAVLHRTYESTNAPVRVYWFNDRIEIHSPGGPYGNVTSENFGRPGITDYRNPNIADVLKTFGFIQAFGRGIPTARREAERNGNPPPEFETSRSAVVCTLRRKA
- the mutS gene encoding DNA mismatch repair protein MutS — protein: MSTRGRGDETVDIPDDIKMTPWLSQYRQWKAEYPDALLLFRMGDFYELFFDDARTAASILDIALTARDAERKIPMAGVPHHALSLYLGRLIKAGCRAAICEQIGEPTGKGVVERRVVRLVTPGTYVPEESGDTGRLAAVLPLKDGRVALALLSVETGGLEAGTLAPEEAAALLSAFTPGEVLHPATLRTPPDFLKGYALLPAAPEVFRAGTAAERLRSALGGARLASFGIEEDDPCAGPAWAVLDYLSATQFSAVRHVLRITPLRARDRMSLDAAAQRNLELVPEFSQGSVSLLACLDRCRTPMGRRTLREWLMRPLMDIPAIERRQACIGALVEDPTRLGDLQDALAGARDAERALSRLSLGTGMPRDLAAIRDTLRLLPRLRSFSFPEPLAGLFAALPDLEPLRVHLDEALEEELPRVLGAGPVVRSSFSAELASWRDVSEKGEAWLAEYLERERAATGSPRLRSGYNRAFGYYLEIGRTGLETVPPHFERRQTLVNAERFVTPELRDFQDRMARSEGETARIEGELYRAVVEHVISEGADIQMTGRLLGILDCAASSAQVARERGYVRPTVDDSMALTVRGGRHPVLEATLTDATFVPNDVVLGGDAARIVILTGPNMAGKSTWLRMAALLAVMAQAGLWVPAESASFGLVDRVFTRIGAHDDLVRGNSTFMVEMLETAGILNNVTDRSLVILDEVGRGTATWDGMSIAWAVLEYLHGGCGAAPRVLFATHCHELTCLEERLDGVRNCSMAVAEGTEGIVFLHQVVPRPADRSYGIEVARLAGLPKPVLRRAFELLELFEREGFERSSIPEPLPQNALRRQILLFSPETDAVVEELAELDLDNLTPMRAMEVLYRMKEKSMRARDGAVG